One Glandiceps talaboti chromosome 20, keGlaTala1.1, whole genome shotgun sequence genomic region harbors:
- the LOC144450697 gene encoding NAD-dependent protein deacylase sirtuin-5, mitochondrial-like: MTSTIARGQIGVKVHNMTALTSSGSKLQKERAEIKRMFTTFLRTSCRGWAKTITIMATRPSSDMAAFREEFAKAKHIVVLTGAGVSAESGIPTFRGAGGYWRRWKAQELATPEAFGRNPSLVWEFYSYRREVVLTKKPNPAHEAIAECQERLEKQGRKVVVITQNIDQLHQRAGASDVLELHGTLFKVRCLACGVVREDRNSPIVPALAGKGAPDPEAEDARIPEKDLPRCKEAGCDSMVRPHVVWFGEGLDHDVLSKAHEELEKCDLCLVVGTSAIVYPAAMFAPMVAQRGVTVAEFNIEETQATTEFGYHFSGPAGENVPAALAPHPTEKLN; encoded by the coding sequence ATGACCTCAACCATTGCTAGAGGTCAAATTGGTGTCAAAGTTCATAACATGACAGCTCTCACGAGTTCCGGGTCCAAACTGCAGAAAGAACGGGCGGAAATAAAACGGATGTTCACCACATTTCTCCGCACGTCTTGTCGTGGTTGGGCGAAAACAATCACAATCATGGCTACTCGTCCAAGTTCAGATATGGCGGCATTTCGTGAGGAGTTTGCGAAAGCCAAACACATCGTTGTTTTAACCGGGGCAGGCGTCAGTGCAGAGAGTGGTATTCCGACGTTTCGCGGAGCTGGTGGTTACTGGAGGCGATGGAAAGCACAGGAGTTAGCCACACCTGAAGCCTTTGGCAGAAATCCGTCTCTAGTATGGGAATTTTACAGTTATAGGCGTGAAGTAGTTCTCACAAAGAAACCGAACCCTGCGCACGAAGCGATCGCCGAGTGTCAAGAACGTCTTGAAAAACAAGGCCGCAAGGTAGTAGTGATAACACAGAACATAGATCAGTTACATCAACGGGCTGGAGCCAGTGACGTACTCGAACTGCATGGCACCCTGTTTAAAGTTCGTTGTCTTGCGTGTGGCGTAGTTCGAGAGGATAGAAACAGCCCGATCGTCCCAGCACTCGCCGGTAAAGGAGCCCCCGACCCTGAAGCAGAAGATGCCAGAATACCGGAGAAAGATCTCCCCAGATGTAAAGAGGCAGGCTGTGATTCCATGGTTAGACCTCACGTCGTCTGGTTTGGAGAGGGTTTAGATCACGATGTATTGTCAAAGGCCCACGAAGAGCTTGAAAAGTGCGATCTGTGTCTTGTTGTCGGAACGTCTGCTATTGTGTATCCAGCCGCCATGTTTGCACCGATGGTCGCTCAACGTGGTGTAACCGTTGCAGAATTTAACATTGAGGAAACACAGGCAACCACCGAGTTTGGATATCATTTTAGCGGACCTGCAGGAGAAAATGTACCCGCCGCTCTTGCACCACACCCAACCGAAAAACTTAATTAA